From Halomarina ordinaria:
CCGGCGACGGGGTGGTCGGCGGCGAGCGCGAACCCCGCGCGGTACTGCGCGAGGCGGCTGTCGAGGTTGCGCGCGTCGACCAGCGGGAGGGCGTCGGCGACCGACAGGAGCAGTTCCGGCGCGCGCGTGACGGCGACGATGGCGGCCACGAGCGCGAGGTAGCCGAGGAGGGCGCAGCCGAAGACGACCGAGCGTCGCTCGAGCAGGCCGAGGGCGTCGCAGGCGAAGGCGACGAGGAGCGCGACGCAGGCGACGAGGTAGGCGGCCTGGCCGGCGCTCGTGTACGTCAGCGCGAGGAGCGCGCCGGTCGCGCCGACACCGCCGACCGCGAGGGGGAGCGCGCCGGCGCGCCAGCGCTCGGCGAGCAGGCCGACGCCGACGGGGACGAGCAGCGTCGCGAGCGCCGCCAGCCGGTAGGACATGCCCGTGAACCCGGCGACGTGGGTCCCCGAGCGGAACGGGCCGACCGCCTCGAACGCGTTGTCGACGGGTTCGCCGAGCGTCGAGAGGCCGAAGGAGTCGCCGTTGACCACCTGCGCGACCGCGAGCAGGAGGTGGGCGCAGAGCACGACCACCAGCGCGAGCGGGACGGCGCGGGGGCCGAGCGCCCCGCTCCGTACCGTGTAGTAGACGGCGACGTAGGTCAGCCAGCACTGGCCGACGAGGAGGGCGAAGTACACCGCCGCGCGGGTGTCGAGCGGCCGGCCGAGGGCGACGGGGACGAGCGTCCAGAGGGCGAACAGGCCGAGGGCGACGCCCGCGGGCGGGAGGTCGCGGGGCAGGCGGTCGCGGTGCAACACGAGCAGGCCGAGCGCCAGAAGCAGCGGCCCCTGGAAGAGCCAGAGCTTCGGGCCGAGCTGGGAGGCGTACTCCCCCGCACGCCCGGTAAGGGGGTAGTCGGCGGAGAACGTCGCGAGGGTGACCAGGAGGACGACGCTCCCGCCGAGGAGCTGTCGACGGGCCGCGAGGTAGGCGTAGACGCCCGCGAGCGCGGCGACGACGGCGTAGAGCGGCGTCACGTCCGCACGGGTGGCCAGCGGCGCGAACAGGAACAGCCCGCAGACGAGCAGCGCGACGGTGGCGAGGACGTCCGTCCGCGAGCAGTCTGCGTCCGCGCGCAGGAGCGCCGCCAGCGACGGCGTGGTCATAGCGCCTCGCGGACGATGCCTCGCATTCGCGTCTCGAACGTGCCGGCGGCGAACCGCTCGGGGTCGGGGAGCGTCCGTACTACCTCGCGGTGCGCCGGGTCCGAGAGGAGCGCATGTGCGTTCTCGACGGCCTCGTCCGCGTCCCGGTAGGTGAGCAGGTCGGCGTCGCCGACGGTCTCGGCCTGACCGCCCGTCGCGGGGACGAACGGGAGCATCCCCGCGGCGACCATCTCCGCGACGGTGATGCCGAAGTGCTCGTAGCGCTTGCCGTGGATTCCATATCGATGGCGTTCGAGGAGGGAGACGAGTCGGTCGCGGGCGACGAACCCCTCGCACGTCAGCCAGTCGCGGCGACGGCAGTACTCGCGGACGCGCCGGGCGTACTCGCCCCGCCCGTCGCCGACGACGTGGAGGTGGACGTCGTGGCCGCGCTCGCGGAGCCGACCGACGACGTCGATGCAGGCGTGGACGCGCTTGTCGGGGACGAGTTTGCTCACGCAGACGAATCCGTCCTCTCGCTCGTCCCACGGGCGGCCGTCGAAGTCACCGACGCGGACGGGTGGGTGGACGACGTCTGCCGGGACGTCGTAGGTGGCTTCGAGGACGCCCGCGGTCCACGCGGCGTTCGTGAGGAGGCGCTTCGGGTGGTAGGTGGCGCTGGAGTCGAAGCCCGCGAGGCGTCTGCAGAGGGTGCGATAGGCGCGGTCGGGCGTGCTCGCGCGGCTCCCCTCGTCGGGGGTCGTAGGGGGAAAGAACACGGGGTGGTGGACGTACTGGACGCTTCGCGCGAGGGGGAGTTCGGGTTTGGTGCTGACGACGAGGTCGAACTCGGACGCGTGGTCGAGGAGGGTGCGGACGACGACGGCGCTCTCCAGAAGGCCGAACTTCCCCTCGGGGCGACGGGCGCTGAGGTTCGAGAGGAGGGAGGGCGAGGGAGTGACGGTGGAGAGGGCTCGACTACTGATGGACGAACCGAAGCAGTGGTTCAGCACCTCGACGTCGGGGTCCCCGAAGGCGAAGACGGTGAGGTCGTGGTCGGCTTCGAGGGCGTCGATGGTGGCCGCGGCGACGGCCTCCGCGCCGCCGCGGTTGCGGTGGAGTTCCGGGTGGACGAGGGCGACGTCAGGCACGGTGGACACCGTCGGTGGAGAGGGGGGAGTCCTCGGTACGGAGACGAATACCGCAGGTGGTCGGACCGGCGGGAGGACTCGGCATTATTAAAGAGGGTGTATGGTGCTGAATATAAAGCTTGTTTGATACCGTGGACCACCTATGTCGTGAGTGCTTTCGTTCGGTCGATTGCGGCCCACTTCATCGGTCGAAAACGCCAACATTTACACTCTATTGACTGTCTCTGTCCGTACATGGTCACTCTCGACGCCTCGATGGTCGCGACCGCGCTCCGGGTCGACGCGTGGATACTCTCCGTCGTCGGCTTCGTCTGGATATTCACCACCGGGTTGCCCTCCTATCGACTGATCTTCTACCTCGTCGCCCTCCTCGTCGGCGTCAGCGCGCTACTCGCGCCAACTTTCGTATTTCCGCGCGAGTAGCTGTTTGCTGTCGTAGAACGCCGGTCCTGCGAAGATTACGAGCAGGAAGTTGAAGATGATTCGATGGCGGACGTTCGTCCCGAAGTTCGAGTTGACGAGGCCGTAGCCGACGATGCCGCCGAAGTAGACGGTCAGGAGGAGCATCGCGACGGTGACGTCCGTCTCTTTCCTCACGAAGGAGTAGAGCGCGAGCGCGCTCAGGACGAGCAGGATGGGGAGCGAACTCAGACCGAGGAGGTGGAACGTCGACTCGACCTGCCAGGGGAAGGGGGCGAACTGGAAGTAGATTCCCCGGAGAGGCGCGGAGAGGAGGACGTCGGTCCACGACTCGTAGCTCATGTCCTGGAGGTACGCCGCGCCACCCTGTGCGCGCCAGTCTCGTTCCTCTTCGAGCGTCTTTAGCGAGAAGAAACGAGTGAACCCGGCGAACCCGAGCGCCCCGACCGGTACCGCGAACACCGAGAGCATCGGGATCGTGATGTCCCGTTCGATTACGTAGTCGGCGATGTGGACGACGACTGCGCCGACCGACGCGACGGTGATGATCAGGCCCAGCTCGGGGCGGATGAGCGTGAGTATCCCGATCATCGGGAACGCGAGCGCGGTCGGCCACAGTTCGTACTCGACGAACGACCGGACGATGAGCGCGAGTACCGAGAAGGCGAGTATCATCGAGATAGACATCCGCATGGGGAGCGTCAGAAAGAGGAACGAGACGGGGAAGAACAGGACCAGCGCGACGATTGCACCCTCCCAGCTCTTCGCGGAGGGGTAGAGCGACCTCGCGAGCGAGACTGCGGGGATGGGCAGGAGGACGGCCAGGAAGGAGTTGACCACGACCATCGTCTCGGTCCGTGGTTCGAACGCGGCGTAGAAGATGGCCTGGAGGGAGCCGAACGCTGCGACACGACTCGATGCCTCCGGAGGTGTGTCTCCGAGTATCGTGGTCGCAGCGTTGTGATAGTTTCCGATGTCCCACGTGTAGGGTAGTTCCGGAAGGATAACGAGACCAACGACGAGATGGAGTACCAGGGCGAGCGGGGCCAGTACTCTGAACGTCTTGTTATCGTACAAATAAGCCGTGCCGAGTAACACCAAGAATGCGAGGACGATAGGGAGGGCGACCATTTGGTCCAGTAGTTGCATTAGTGATTTATAGATACTCCGCTCTGGGAAACGGTATTCGAACCGCCTCATTCATGGATTACGTCTGACCGTCACCTGTCGCGCCGCGAACTGTGAACGAGAAGTTCTATAGAGTTGACCTGAGCAGTGGCAGGTAAGGGGTATACCATCACGTGAACTCAACGAAGTCTGAATACTGCTTGACCTACGAATCTGAGTGGTCGACTGTCGAGAGTACCAGCGTTCGGGGGAGTGGTTTCGTCGCTGGGGAGTGCTACAGCACGGAACGCCTGTGCACGTTCTTCGAGGGCGCGAACTCCACACGCGAACTGGTCGACAAGTTGCGGTCCGTAAATGGGTTCTTCGCCCTAATCACCGAAGTCGATGGCGACCTGGTTCTCGCGACCGACAGGATACAGAGTATTCCGTTATTCTACACGAACTCGACAGACGGTGTCCTCGTCGGGACGGACAGTTCCCAAATCGTCGACCGCGTCGGCCGCTCGAATCGCGACCCAGTACACGAAGCGGAGTACATCGTCACGGGATACGTTACCGGTCGCGATACCCTGTTCGACGACATCTATCAGGTCCAAGCCGGAGAGTTCGTCGTACTCAGTGAGGATGCGTCTGCTCCCGCACACCGAGAACAGTACTACCGGTACCGACACGAAACTCCCAGGGAATCGACGACCAGAGAACTCCTCTCTGATCTGGACGACGTTCTCGTCGCCGCCTTCTCGCGGCTCATCGACTACGCAGACGGTCGACCGATCGTACTCAACATGAGCGCGGGTTACGACTCTCGGCTCCTCGCGACGATGCTCGCTCGCTTGGAGTACGAGAACACGATCGCGTTCACCTACGAGTATTCGGGTGACGAGTCGAAGTACTGTGAGGAGATCGCCGATTCACTCGGACTCGAATGGGTCTACGTCACTCAGGACCACGACGAGTGGCGCGAGTGGTACCACTCCGACAAACGAGTCGAACTTGACCGGAACGCTGGTATCATCGACGCAGTACCGACGATCGGGCCCGCGATTGCGTTGAAAAAACTGTCCGAAGACGGTAGAGTCCCGGAAGATTCCGTCTTCGTAACTGGTGACGCCGCCTCGACGACTGGGGATCATATCCCTGCATCGTTGATCGACGCAAATAATGGAAGTCTCGAACAGTACATCGATTCGATTCTCTCGAACCATTACGAACTCTTCGAGTGGAGTTCCGAATTCGACGAGGTCTTCCGCGACAGAATCGTCAGGGCGACGGACATCGACGGCCTCTCGACGCGAGACGACGTCATTGATGCGTTCGAACTCTGGGACTGGCAGGAAAGACAAGCGAAACACATCCTACGGAATGGACTGTTCGACTTCTGGGGATACGACTGGTGGCACCCGCTCTGGGACACTGAGTTCGTGAACTTCTGGCTGACAGTCGCTCCCGAACACCGCTACGACCGTTCACTCTACGAACGCTATACCAAAGAACTGTATGCAGACGTGGCTGATCGTTCGATCTCTGAGGTCGAGACGTCGTTTCACGAGCGATCCTCGTGGGTTCGAAAAATCGAGCGGGTTCTCACCGGAACGCCACTGAAAGACCCGGTAGAACGAATCTATCGAGAGTACATGTCACCCCGAACGTACGACGGGAATCCGATCTGGGGAATCATGTCCCGAGACCAGTTCGACGAGATTCATTCGGGCCGACAGGTGATTCACACGTTTCGAATCCTGAATGTCCTAGGTCGACTGTCGCTTGAGCCGAGAGGTGACGGCTGTACTTTCAAAAACGGCATCTGTCTTTCAGATATTGAGAATAACTTATTTGATAATTAGAATTTGCAAAAACCAATCTATATGGATATTGGACTTCGATAGAAGCTTAATGCATGAGAGTTCGAGGGTTGCATCTTCTGAGCGGGGTATCCTATATATTGCTACTGAACAGCGCTTCGTGGAGGAAGCAACGGTTTCTGCTAGAAGTGCCCGTGCTTCGATGGGAGATATACCGATTGCTATTATAACTGACTCCGAGAACGATGTCCCGAGTATATTCGACATCACTATTGAATCCTCCGACAATTCACATGATTTCGGTGAAAAAGTATATAATATTTCGAAATCTCCTTTTGATAGGACGATATATTTAGATACTGATATACACGTTGAGGACGATATAAGTGAGTTGTTCGATATATTAGGACACTGGGACTTGGCGGCTGCTCATAATATCAGCGATTACGACTTTGGCGGTATCGAAATACCGCCTGACCATCCCCTGACTACGCTACCTATGGGTATTCCAGAATATAACACCGGACTCATCGCGTACTGTTCCAATTCGCACACAGATAATTTATTCAAAGAGTGGGTAAAGGCATACGAATACGATGAGAGAGTTATGGAGCATCCTCCGGATCAGGCGTCGTTCAAGCGGGCCTTGTTCGAATCTGACACCCGTGTTCATACTCTGTCACGCGAGTACAACTGTCTTTTCAGGTCGCCTGGCTGCGTCAGCCGCCCCGTGAAAGTATTTCATGGTCGATTAATTGATCTCGAAGGGCATGGTGCTAGCAAATCTGCGGATGTTAGGCAGGCAGTGGACGAAATAAATCGCCAGAGTGGGAAGAGAGTATACTTTACTGGTGCGGACACGACTATAGTAGTAGATCGATTGAGTAAAAATTTAGTAACTCTGTTGAGCTTAATTCGAAAAAAGAAATTTGCGAAAGTACTTGAGGTGTGTGCTAGACGTCTTAGCTAACGATGACGTATACTACAGCCCAAATCGAATACAGCTATCGATCTCTCACCACGTAGAAATGAATGATCTAATCGACAGTGTCCTCTATTTCGGTTATTATCCCGTTTGCGCACGTAGTAGTCTCCCAGATGTCATTTCACGATCTGCGTCGGCGCAAGTACCGACACTAGACCGCGATGAACTCGTTACCAATGTCCAGCATGCATTCGGTGAAGCGATTGATGCAGAACTGGCTCTTACAGATTGTGAGACGACCCACGTTGTCCCTCTGAGTGCCGGTCTCGACTCTCGTGCCATACTCGGTGGTCTGTTGGACCATCCAGCAGTAGATTTATCAGATATTCATACTATTAGTTTTGGTTCACCAGGGACATGGGACTTGGAAATAGGACGACAAGTAGCGGAAGTCGCTGGTGTCAGTAATACTGCAATCGATTTGTCTGTTGGATCATTCGACTGGTCGCTCGGCTCGATTCGAGAATATGCCGCGAGTCGAAAAACCCCCGGTCGAGTACTCGACGGGTATGTCAACTCTCAGATTCCAACCCTTGTAGAAGACGATGCAGTGATTTGGAGTGGGTTTATGGGTGACCCATCTGTGGGTGGCCACCAACCTGATCAGCCCAGCAAGGATTGGGGCGCTGCGTGCGAATATTTTGCGGACCACGAGCGATACTGTGGCGGGCTTGTGAGCTCTCAATTCGACCCAGTCTCGGTACTACCTGACGAACCTTATATTACGAGAAAGAAGTTATCTTACGAAGAACAACTCGACTTCGCGCTCCGACAGCAGTGTCTTATCGCACCCATCGTACTTCATTCCAATCACTATCGGACGCCGTTTTTGCGACCCTGCTGGCTGGATGTCGCTCTTAACCTCCCACGGCAACACCGTAAAAACCGGAATCTATTCAAAGAAGCATTCCTCAACGCGTTCCCGGAACTATTTTCTCTTCCGACGGATGCACACTTCGGTCTTCCACTCACGGCTAACCGGGCTCGGGGTTGGATACGAAGTAAACGATTAGGACTCGCTCGGGAAATCGCAGCTCAAATGGGTATCCCTTATCTCCATCCCGCAACGAACTACATCGATTTCGCGGCAGCATTTCGAACCGACTGTGAATTGCGGGACTCGATGTATCTCTTGGTCTCCAAGTTTTGTAATCGAACCATTGATACTGAAATCGACCCGCTTCGTATTTGGCGGGAACATCAGGACGGCCGCGACCATAGCAACGAAATCAGAGCGATTAGCTCACTCGAACTCTATCTTGATGCACGAGCATGAATATATTATTTCACCCAAACCGATGATGTTTAGTTAGGGCTATTCATCGTATCTCGCATGTACTCATTGTCTGAGATATATAAAGGATTTCAGGACCCAACAAAAATTGCACGGGAGATAAATAGAAAGTGGTATGATTTACAAAATAGCCCCGGGGAACGAGACGAGTATGTTGACGAAGACAAGATTCAACAACAATTGGCAAAGTTAGGATACATGTGATGCCCGGTTACCTCAATAAATATTAATAGTTATCTAATGTTATACTACCTTTCCAACGCACGATTACCTAGTAAAGAAGCTCACACAATACAACAGATGAAAATGTGTGATGCTTTTGTTGAAAAAGACGAAGAAATCTGCTTCGTTCATCCGAGTTATGGAAACGCGGATCAGAATATAACATGGGACTCTCTTTCCGACTACTACGGACTAAATCATCCATTCTCTATTCGCACTATCAATACGCTTTCTGATGAATCGGAATTCATACCGGATTCAATAGAAGGAATCTCGAAGATACTACTGGTAAATTACTGGCTTCTACACAAAATATACGAGGGGGAAATAACTCGATCAGATACGATCTACAGTCGGCTTTTCTACCCGATAGCTGCGTTCTCCGAATGGTACCATCGACTTCCGCAGAGCCGTTCTCCGACGCTCATTCACGAGCCACACAACCTCCTCGGTTCGAGATTCGAGCATCGAATGTTCAAAAACATAGATGGCGTCGTCCCTCTGACTACCTATCTGAAGGACGAGATGGTCCGAGAGGGGATGGTCGACGAGAGCGACACCTTCGTAGCTCACGACGGTGTCGACCTCACTCCGTATCGAGGAACGTCCAAAGAACGCGCCCGTGAGGAACTGGGCCTCCCACTGGCGGAGAAGTTCGTGATGTACACCGGTCACCTCTACCCGAGAAAAGGTGTACAGTTTCTCGCTGAAGTCGCCCGAGAGATACAGGGAACCGTCCTCGTCGTCGGGGGCTATCAGGAGGACATCGACCGTATACAGTCTCAAGTCCCTACCACAGATAACCTTGAGTTCACCGGGTTCGTCGAACCGTCCCGGATTCACACGTACCAGCTCAGTGCGGACGTTCTGGTCGCGCCGTACACTCGCGAGGCGTGGATGCCCTCCCCGCTCAAACTGTTCGAGTACATGGCGACCGGCAACCCCATCGTCGCCAGTTCGATACCGACGATCGAAGAGGTGCTGACGCACGAACGAAACGGGCTGCTCGTCCCCCCCGGCGATGCCGATCAGCTCGGCGACGAGATCAACAGACTTCTGGACGATAGAGAACTCGCGTCGGAAATCGCAGCTACGGCTCGAAACGACGTCGAGCAGTATACGTGGACGAAACGAGCGAGTGACATCCTCGATTTCATCGAGCAGAAGGTGAATCGCTGAAAATTCCCCCTCTGCCGTCGTCTATCGTCGGCTACTGGTTCGTCGCTTCGAAAGTTACCGGACGTCCCCGAACTAGTGCACCGACGACTGTATGCTGTACAATTCGGCGTACTTCCCGTCCCGAGACAGCAGTTCGCGATGCGGGCCCTCTTCCGTGATCCTCCCGTCTTCCAGCGTGTAGATTCGGTCTGCCCCGACGACCGTCGAAAGTCGATGGGCGATAGCGATGACTGCGTAGTCCCGTTCCATCTCCTCGATCGCCGTGTGCACCTTCTCTTCGAGGTGCGAGTCGAGGTCGCTCGTCGCCTCGTCGAGGATGAGCAGGTCGGCGTCT
This genomic window contains:
- a CDS encoding glycosyltransferase family 4 protein, which translates into the protein MFKNIDGVVPLTTYLKDEMVREGMVDESDTFVAHDGVDLTPYRGTSKERAREELGLPLAEKFVMYTGHLYPRKGVQFLAEVAREIQGTVLVVGGYQEDIDRIQSQVPTTDNLEFTGFVEPSRIHTYQLSADVLVAPYTREAWMPSPLKLFEYMATGNPIVASSIPTIEEVLTHERNGLLVPPGDADQLGDEINRLLDDRELASEIAATARNDVEQYTWTKRASDILDFIEQKVNR
- a CDS encoding glycosyltransferase family 4 protein, which encodes MPDVALVHPELHRNRGGAEAVAAATIDALEADHDLTVFAFGDPDVEVLNHCFGSSISSRALSTVTPSPSLLSNLSARRPEGKFGLLESAVVVRTLLDHASEFDLVVSTKPELPLARSVQYVHHPVFFPPTTPDEGSRASTPDRAYRTLCRRLAGFDSSATYHPKRLLTNAAWTAGVLEATYDVPADVVHPPVRVGDFDGRPWDEREDGFVCVSKLVPDKRVHACIDVVGRLRERGHDVHLHVVGDGRGEYARRVREYCRRRDWLTCEGFVARDRLVSLLERHRYGIHGKRYEHFGITVAEMVAAGMLPFVPATGGQAETVGDADLLTYRDADEAVENAHALLSDPAHREVVRTLPDPERFAAGTFETRMRGIVREAL
- a CDS encoding O-antigen ligase family protein, with protein sequence MTTPSLAALLRADADCSRTDVLATVALLVCGLFLFAPLATRADVTPLYAVVAALAGVYAYLAARRQLLGGSVVLLVTLATFSADYPLTGRAGEYASQLGPKLWLFQGPLLLALGLLVLHRDRLPRDLPPAGVALGLFALWTLVPVALGRPLDTRAAVYFALLVGQCWLTYVAVYYTVRSGALGPRAVPLALVVVLCAHLLLAVAQVVNGDSFGLSTLGEPVDNAFEAVGPFRSGTHVAGFTGMSYRLAALATLLVPVGVGLLAERWRAGALPLAVGGVGATGALLALTYTSAGQAAYLVACVALLVAFACDALGLLERRSVVFGCALLGYLALVAAIVAVTRAPELLLSVADALPLVDARNLDSRLAQYRAGFALAADHPVAGIGGGNFVEHAHEFGANRRPIHSAYLSLAAETGLVGLLLYVGAQVSVLASAATSVAERSLPALGFLCGFLGLTTLAVFDHLTLLSYVCAIPLWGLCAAVDAEAAGTNAGTDAAARGAGGVAQATRARNDS